One genomic region from Corvus hawaiiensis isolate bCorHaw1 chromosome 21, bCorHaw1.pri.cur, whole genome shotgun sequence encodes:
- the GPSM1 gene encoding G-protein-signaling modulator 1 isoform X5 encodes MTPGGCCGGVSPLGSEQKINRTPSDEECFFDLLSKFQSNRMDDQRCPLEECPAEAAEAAATRVPALGERISQSTMMASPQTEEFFDLIASSQSRRLDDQRANVGNLPGLRITHNNLGHLRVEGDAQEPGDEFFNMLMKCQSSRIDDQRCAPPDSIPRGPTMPDEDFFSLIQRVQAKRMDEQRVDLASAQEAAEEEQQRPGSS; translated from the exons ATGACACCTGGAGGCTGCTGTGGTGGTGTCAGTCCTCTTGGAAGTGAGCAG aAAATCAATCGGACCCCTTCGGACGAGGAATGCTTCTTTGACCTGTTGAGCAAGTTCCAGAGCAACCGGATGGATGATCAGCGCTGCCCGTTGGAGGAGTGCCCAGCCGAGGCTGCGGAGGCAGCTGCCACGCgggtccctgccctgggagagCGGATAT CACAGTCCACCATGATGGCATCTCCACAAACAGAAGAGTTCTTTGACCTCATCgccagctcccagagcaggcGCCTGGATGACCAACGTGCCAATGTGGGCAACCTGCCTGGCCTGCGGATAACCCACAACAACCTGGGCCACCTGCGTGTGGAGGGGGATGCCCAGGAGCCCGGGGACGAGTTCTTCAACATGCTCATGAAGTGTCAG TCCTCCAGGATCGATGACCAGCGCTGTGCCCCCCCAGACTCCATCCCCCGTGGCCCCACCATGCCCGACGAAGACTTTTTCAGCCTCATCCAGCGTGTCCAGGCCAAACGCATGGACGAGCAGCGTGTGGATTTGGCCTCAGCCCAGGAGGCGGccgaggaggagcagcagaggcctGGTTCCAGCTAA
- the GPSM1 gene encoding G-protein-signaling modulator 1 isoform X6, with protein MDDQRCPLEECPAEAAEAAATRVPALGERISQSTMMASPQTEEFFDLIASSQSRRLDDQRANVGNLPGLRITHNNLGHLRVEGDAQEPGDEFFNMLMKCQSSRIDDQRCAPPDSIPRGPTMPDEDFFSLIQRVQAKRMDEQRVDLASAQEAAEEEQQRPGSS; from the exons ATGGATGATCAGCGCTGCCCGTTGGAGGAGTGCCCAGCCGAGGCTGCGGAGGCAGCTGCCACGCgggtccctgccctgggagagCGGATAT CACAGTCCACCATGATGGCATCTCCACAAACAGAAGAGTTCTTTGACCTCATCgccagctcccagagcaggcGCCTGGATGACCAACGTGCCAATGTGGGCAACCTGCCTGGCCTGCGGATAACCCACAACAACCTGGGCCACCTGCGTGTGGAGGGGGATGCCCAGGAGCCCGGGGACGAGTTCTTCAACATGCTCATGAAGTGTCAG TCCTCCAGGATCGATGACCAGCGCTGTGCCCCCCCAGACTCCATCCCCCGTGGCCCCACCATGCCCGACGAAGACTTTTTCAGCCTCATCCAGCGTGTCCAGGCCAAACGCATGGACGAGCAGCGTGTGGATTTGGCCTCAGCCCAGGAGGCGGccgaggaggagcagcagaggcctGGTTCCAGCTAA
- the GPSM1 gene encoding G-protein-signaling modulator 1 isoform X4: MLGWMGEAMAQVLRKKINRTPSDEECFFDLLSKFQSNRMDDQRCPLEECPAEAAEAAATRVPALGERISQSTMMASPQTEEFFDLIASSQSRRLDDQRANVGNLPGLRITHNNLGHLRVEGDAQEPGDEFFNMLMKCQSSRIDDQRCAPPDSIPRGPTMPDEDFFSLIQRVQAKRMDEQRVDLASAQEAAEEEQQRPGSS, from the exons AtgctgggatggatgggagaagCCATGGCCCAGGTGCTGCGGAAG aAAATCAATCGGACCCCTTCGGACGAGGAATGCTTCTTTGACCTGTTGAGCAAGTTCCAGAGCAACCGGATGGATGATCAGCGCTGCCCGTTGGAGGAGTGCCCAGCCGAGGCTGCGGAGGCAGCTGCCACGCgggtccctgccctgggagagCGGATAT CACAGTCCACCATGATGGCATCTCCACAAACAGAAGAGTTCTTTGACCTCATCgccagctcccagagcaggcGCCTGGATGACCAACGTGCCAATGTGGGCAACCTGCCTGGCCTGCGGATAACCCACAACAACCTGGGCCACCTGCGTGTGGAGGGGGATGCCCAGGAGCCCGGGGACGAGTTCTTCAACATGCTCATGAAGTGTCAG TCCTCCAGGATCGATGACCAGCGCTGTGCCCCCCCAGACTCCATCCCCCGTGGCCCCACCATGCCCGACGAAGACTTTTTCAGCCTCATCCAGCGTGTCCAGGCCAAACGCATGGACGAGCAGCGTGTGGATTTGGCCTCAGCCCAGGAGGCGGccgaggaggagcagcagaggcctGGTTCCAGCTAA
- the GPSM1 gene encoding G-protein-signaling modulator 1 isoform X3, with product MDSLDLLKFPSEKDQNGDSHHVRELKISGKEFLSLPVRTKKYREHQSSSERKSQGSSASPLDAGEVRVQVPQSKINRTPSDEECFFDLLSKFQSNRMDDQRCPLEECPAEAAEAAATRVPALGERISQSTMMASPQTEEFFDLIASSQSRRLDDQRANVGNLPGLRITHNNLGHLRVEGDAQEPGDEFFNMLMKCQSSRIDDQRCAPPDSIPRGPTMPDEDFFSLIQRVQAKRMDEQRVDLASAQEAAEEEQQRPGSS from the exons ATGGACAGCTTAGACCTCCTCAAGTTCCCTTCTGAGAAG GACCAGAATGGGGACAGCCACCACGTGCGAGAGCTGAAGATCTCAGGAAAGGAGTTCTTGTCGTTACCTGTGAGAACAAAGAAATACCGAGAGCACCAGTCCAGCTCAGAGAGGAaatcccagggatccagtgcatCCCCTCTGGATGCTGGGGAAGTCCGAGTCCAGGTGCCACAGTCG aAAATCAATCGGACCCCTTCGGACGAGGAATGCTTCTTTGACCTGTTGAGCAAGTTCCAGAGCAACCGGATGGATGATCAGCGCTGCCCGTTGGAGGAGTGCCCAGCCGAGGCTGCGGAGGCAGCTGCCACGCgggtccctgccctgggagagCGGATAT CACAGTCCACCATGATGGCATCTCCACAAACAGAAGAGTTCTTTGACCTCATCgccagctcccagagcaggcGCCTGGATGACCAACGTGCCAATGTGGGCAACCTGCCTGGCCTGCGGATAACCCACAACAACCTGGGCCACCTGCGTGTGGAGGGGGATGCCCAGGAGCCCGGGGACGAGTTCTTCAACATGCTCATGAAGTGTCAG TCCTCCAGGATCGATGACCAGCGCTGTGCCCCCCCAGACTCCATCCCCCGTGGCCCCACCATGCCCGACGAAGACTTTTTCAGCCTCATCCAGCGTGTCCAGGCCAAACGCATGGACGAGCAGCGTGTGGATTTGGCCTCAGCCCAGGAGGCGGccgaggaggagcagcagaggcctGGTTCCAGCTAA